GGCACCACGTTCACCTGGTCCCGCCAGGCCTTCGGCCCCTGGGCGGGCTGGCTGGGCGGGTGGGGCGTGGCGCTTGCCGGAATCGTGGTCCTGGCCAACCTGGCACAGGTGGCCGGGCAGTACCTGTGGCTGCTGGTGGGCGACGGGTCACTGGCGCAGAACAAGGTTCTGGTCACCGGGACGGGCCTGCTGTTCATCGTGCTGATGACCGTGGTGAACTACCGCGGGATCCGGCTGGGCGAGCATGTCCAGCGGGTGCTCACGTACGTCCAGTACATTGCGCTGGGCATTTTCGCGCTGGCCATCGTGGTGCGGATTGTTGGTGGTGCCCCGGAGGGCCAGGCCTTCGACTTTGAGTGGTTCAACCCGGTAGGTGCCTTCACCGACCCCGGCGCCGTGGTGCACGGAGCCCTGCTGGCGCTGTTCATCTACTGGGGCTGGGACACCTGCCTGGCCGTGAACGAGGAAACCGAGGAGCCGTCAAAGACCCCCGGCCGCGGTGCCGTGATCTCGGCCTTCGTCCTGGTGGCGATCTATGTTTCCGTGGCGCTCCTGGTGATGATGTACGCCACGGTGGGCTCGGAGGGCATCGGCCTGGGCAACGAGGCAAACAAGGACGACGTGTTCCTGGCCATGAAGGACGTGGTGCTGGGACCCTGGGGCTGGCTGATCGTCGTCGCGGTTCTGGCCTCTGTCTTGTCCTCCACGCAGACCACCATCCTCCCCACCGCCCGCGGCACCCTGTCCATGGGGGTCCACGGCGCCCTACCATCCAGGTTCGCAGAGGTGCACCCGCGCAACCAGACTCCCGGGTTCTCCACACAGGTGATGGGCGGGGCTGCGGCAGCCTACTACGTGGCCATGAGCTTCCTGAGCGAAAACCTGCTGGCAGACTCCATCAGTGCCATCAGCCTGTTCATCGCCTTCTACTACGCCCTCACCGGCTTCGCCTGCTTCTGGTACTTCCGGGGAACACTTCGGGAATCCGCCCGCAACCTCTGGTTCCGCGGGATTCTCCCCCTGGTGGGCGCGCTGCTGTTGACCGCCGCGTTCTTCATTTCCGCCGTGCAGATGTGGGACCCGGCGTACGGCGATACGCAGATCTTCGGCGTCGGCGGGGCGTTTGTGAGCGGTGTGGTGCTGCTGGCACTCGGAGTTGTGCTGGCTGCCGTATGCCGGTTCCTGCCCGCCACCCGCGGCTACTTCGAGGTTAAGCGTTGAGCACCAACCCATCCGACATCCTGGACCTCGATGCCCTGTTATCAGCGGAGGAGCGGGAACTCCGGCAGAAGGTCGGCGACTTCACCCGGCAGCGCATCAAGCCGGACATAGCCCGCTGGTACGAGGACGCCGTCTTTCCCCTCGAACTGGCGCCGGAACTGGGCGAGCTGGGCGTCCTGGGCATGCACCTGGAGGGCTACGGCTGCCCGGGCCGGTCCGCCGTCGAATACGGCCTTGCCGCGATGGAACTGGAAGCCGGCGACTCCGGCATCCGCACGTTTGTATCCGTCCAGGGTTCGCTGGCCATGACCGCCATCCACACCTGGGGCTCGGAGGAGCAGAAGCAGGAATGGCTGCCGCGGATGGCGGCGGGCGAAGTCATTGGGTGCTTTGCCCTGACCGAGCCCACCGCGGGTTCGGACCCGGCGTCCATGGCCACCTTTGCCCAGCGCGACGGCACCGGGGACGACGCCGGCTGGGTCCTGAACGGGGCAAAGCGCTGGATCGGCCTGGCGTCGGTGGCGGGCGTAATGGTGGTGTGGGCCATGACGGATGACGGCGTCCACGGCTTCCTGGTGCCGGCCGGAACCCCCGGCGTGACCGCCACACCCATCACACAGAAGCTGTCCATGCGTGCGTCCATCCAGTGCGACGTGGTGTTCGACGACGTCCGGCTGGGTCCCGAGGCCCTCTTGCCGGGAGCGCGGGGGCTGCGCGGCCCGTTCACCTGCCTGAACGAGGCCCGGTACGGCATCGCGTGGGGCGCCATGGGCGCGGCCCGCGATTCCTATGAGGCCGCCCTGGCGTACTCGCAGGACCGGCTGCAGTTCGGCAAGCCGCTGGCCGGCTACCAGCTCACGCAGGAGAAGCTGGTGAACATGCTGGTGGAGATCCAGAAGGGCACGCTGCTGGCGCTGCACCTGGGCCGACTCAAGGACGCGGGGACCATCAGGCCGGAGCAAATTTCTATGGGCAAGCTCAACAACGTGCGGGAGGCCATCGCCGTGG
This window of the Pseudarthrobacter defluvii genome carries:
- a CDS encoding APC family permease; amino-acid sequence: MSTDMTTTGASGGGPGTPVPAKGLRAGILDLGDSVMLGLASTAPVYSLAATLGLIVAVNGNYTPLILLLGFIPVLFIAYAFRELNSAIPDCGTTFTWSRQAFGPWAGWLGGWGVALAGIVVLANLAQVAGQYLWLLVGDGSLAQNKVLVTGTGLLFIVLMTVVNYRGIRLGEHVQRVLTYVQYIALGIFALAIVVRIVGGAPEGQAFDFEWFNPVGAFTDPGAVVHGALLALFIYWGWDTCLAVNEETEEPSKTPGRGAVISAFVLVAIYVSVALLVMMYATVGSEGIGLGNEANKDDVFLAMKDVVLGPWGWLIVVAVLASVLSSTQTTILPTARGTLSMGVHGALPSRFAEVHPRNQTPGFSTQVMGGAAAAYYVAMSFLSENLLADSISAISLFIAFYYALTGFACFWYFRGTLRESARNLWFRGILPLVGALLLTAAFFISAVQMWDPAYGDTQIFGVGGAFVSGVVLLALGVVLAAVCRFLPATRGYFEVKR
- a CDS encoding acyl-CoA dehydrogenase family protein, yielding MSTNPSDILDLDALLSAEERELRQKVGDFTRQRIKPDIARWYEDAVFPLELAPELGELGVLGMHLEGYGCPGRSAVEYGLAAMELEAGDSGIRTFVSVQGSLAMTAIHTWGSEEQKQEWLPRMAAGEVIGCFALTEPTAGSDPASMATFAQRDGTGDDAGWVLNGAKRWIGLASVAGVMVVWAMTDDGVHGFLVPAGTPGVTATPITQKLSMRASIQCDVVFDDVRLGPEALLPGARGLRGPFTCLNEARYGIAWGAMGAARDSYEAALAYSQDRLQFGKPLAGYQLTQEKLVNMLVEIQKGTLLALHLGRLKDAGTIRPEQISMGKLNNVREAIAVAREARSVLGGNGITTDYSPLRHAVNLESVRTYEGTDDVHTLILGRHITGLGAFH